Proteins from a single region of Gambusia affinis linkage group LG12, SWU_Gaff_1.0, whole genome shotgun sequence:
- the LOC122841428 gene encoding peroxiredoxin-6-like isoform X2 — MPGLLLGDELPNFEVETTAGTVKLHEYFGDSWGILFSHPRDYTPVCTTELGRVARLSGEFSKRNVKLIALSVDNLEDHHGWSKDILAYNYEKSEGSELPYPIIADSKRELAVTLGMLDPVEKDKDGMPVFIIGPDKKLKLSILYPHTTGRSFDEILRVLDSLQLTAQKRVATPTEWKPGGCVMVPPNMPEDEAAALFPIGVFSKELPSGRKYLRYTPDPLDRKGCEPPPAEPELPTSLS, encoded by the exons ATGCCAGGGCTGCTGCTTGGAGACGAGCTTCCTAATTTCGAGGTGGAGACCACTGCTGGGACAGTGAAACTCCACGAATATTTTGGTGATTC GTGGGGTATCTTGTTCTCGCATCCCAGAGACTACACCCCTGTGTGCACCACGGAGCTGGGTCGAGTCGCCAGGCTGAGTGGCGAGTTCAGCAAGCGCAACGTCAAGCTGATCGCTCTGTCCGTCGACAACCTGGAGGATCACCACGGCTGGAGCAAG GACATCCTGGCTTACAACTATGAGAAGTCTGAGGGCAGTGAATTGCCCTATCCCATCATCGCAGACAGCAAGCGGGAGCTGGCAGTCACTCTGGGCATGCTGGACCCCGTCGAGAAGGACAAAGACGGCATGCCG GTTTTTATTATTGGGCCTGACAAAAAGCTGAAACTGTCCATCCTCTATCCACACACCACGGGACGCAGCTTCGACGAGATCCTGCGCGTGCTCGACAGCCTCCAGCTTACCGCTCAGAAACGAGTGGCCACGCCCACCGAGTGGAAG CCCGGAGGCTGCGTGATGGTGCCTCCGAACATGCCCGAGGACGAGGCCGCCGCTTTGTTCCCGATCGGCGTCTTCAGCAAGGAGCTGCCGTCTGGGAGGAAGTACCTGCGCTACACTCCAGATCCACTGGATAGGAAAGGCTGTGAACCGCCACCGGCTGAACCCGAATTACCCACGTCTCTCTCATAA
- the LOC122841428 gene encoding peroxiredoxin-6-like isoform X1 produces MPGLLLGDELPNFEVETTAGTVKLHEYFGDSWGILFSHPRDYTPVCTTELGRVARLSGEFSKRNVKLIALSVDNLEDHHGWSKDILAYNYEKSEGSELPYPIIADSKRELAVTLGMLDPVEKDKDGMPVTARCVFIIGPDKKLKLSILYPHTTGRSFDEILRVLDSLQLTAQKRVATPTEWKPGGCVMVPPNMPEDEAAALFPIGVFSKELPSGRKYLRYTPDPLDRKGCEPPPAEPELPTSLS; encoded by the exons ATGCCAGGGCTGCTGCTTGGAGACGAGCTTCCTAATTTCGAGGTGGAGACCACTGCTGGGACAGTGAAACTCCACGAATATTTTGGTGATTC GTGGGGTATCTTGTTCTCGCATCCCAGAGACTACACCCCTGTGTGCACCACGGAGCTGGGTCGAGTCGCCAGGCTGAGTGGCGAGTTCAGCAAGCGCAACGTCAAGCTGATCGCTCTGTCCGTCGACAACCTGGAGGATCACCACGGCTGGAGCAAG GACATCCTGGCTTACAACTATGAGAAGTCTGAGGGCAGTGAATTGCCCTATCCCATCATCGCAGACAGCAAGCGGGAGCTGGCAGTCACTCTGGGCATGCTGGACCCCGTCGAGAAGGACAAAGACGGCATGCCGGTCACTGCTCGCTGC GTTTTTATTATTGGGCCTGACAAAAAGCTGAAACTGTCCATCCTCTATCCACACACCACGGGACGCAGCTTCGACGAGATCCTGCGCGTGCTCGACAGCCTCCAGCTTACCGCTCAGAAACGAGTGGCCACGCCCACCGAGTGGAAG CCCGGAGGCTGCGTGATGGTGCCTCCGAACATGCCCGAGGACGAGGCCGCCGCTTTGTTCCCGATCGGCGTCTTCAGCAAGGAGCTGCCGTCTGGGAGGAAGTACCTGCGCTACACTCCAGATCCACTGGATAGGAAAGGCTGTGAACCGCCACCGGCTGAACCCGAATTACCCACGTCTCTCTCATAA